The stretch of DNA GTGTGAAGAATCGTAAAAGTTtgcaatttatatatttttatatatatatatataatattttaatctttaataaaaaaatgaaaaaaaatattcaagtatttaataattttttatttaaatgattttttaaataaactttTATGATGTGGACCAATAAATTTTTTGACATGTGGCAATTTTAAGAATTACAAACAAAGCTGTTAAATTACTTAGTATTAACACTTGGTACTTTTAGAAATAGTTAATGAATCATTTGACATGAGGACTAACagacttacaaaaaaaaaaaaaataaaataaaactattacTACTATTTTTTAAGATTGAGAATAAATCtacatcaaaataaattttggggaCTTATGCTGCTATTTTccgtaaaatttataatttttaaattttgtatgaaatcctattatgttaaaatatatagttttttaTGGAACTATTATGCTAAGTACTTAATCCAAagaacatatataatcttttcTTCCCAAAAAAAGagtatataaattctataacaTTACAGAAAGATAAACCGAAcaagtaattatttaaattttaaaaacataaaaagaaTATATGAAGTATTATTTCAAAAAAGTAAATCAAATATAAAATCCTCAGTAACATATAGCAAATAcacctttctttctttttttttttctctagaaaaaaaaaatcttctgaaaaagaaaaaaaatattttttacatgtaaaattaagattaccaGTTAAATTTGTTTCCCTTTTAAGTGGTATAAAATCCTAATatgcatctttattttttttttcaaaaaataataattataaaaaacacCTGGTATGCCAATAAAAAGACTAGATTCGTAACTTAGGAAAAAACTATAAATAGAGAGATATGAAGTGCAAGTGTACTCAAGTACCATTATCTTAGTTTCTCATCTTCTCTATGTATATTTGTGAAAAGGAGTCTAGAGTATGGGTTTTAAAGCATATAACTCtgttcagttcttcttcttcttccttgtgGTGGTTTTTGCTTTCGTTTGCTTTGCTCAGAACATTCATACAGGTATTTAAACTTATACTGTAAATTAATTTGATATGATTAATGTGGAAGATTATGAAGATATGCTAGTCACTACGAACTATACAATAGTCCTCGGACTAGCTCTGAGACATACAATAGCTTAATTACAATGTAGTTAatacatttttaaattaatttttggttAGTAATATTAATCTATAGTATATCAATGGTAATATGCAATTGTtttaatgtaaatatatataaacataatttATTGCTTCGAAAATTTAGAAAGATGCACATGCATGCCTAGCTACaaaattatgaatttaattagttattaTATTTATGTGTGTTAGGAAATGAAAACATGTTGATTGGCGAAGAGTATAAAGGCCCACAGTTTAATCCCAGTGACACACATCAACTACCACCATTGATACTCCAAGACTATCCTCCAGCTGGACCTAACCCTAGACACAAGCCACACCTTCCCCCACCTGCAAAT from Cannabis sativa cultivar Pink pepper isolate KNU-18-1 chromosome 2, ASM2916894v1, whole genome shotgun sequence encodes:
- the LOC133034000 gene encoding early nodule-specific protein 2-like, coding for MGFKAYNSVQFFFFFLVVVFAFVCFAQNIHTGNENMLIGEEYKGPQFNPSDTHQLPPLILQDYPPAGPNPRHKPHLPPPANENNLSVQDYADPKPNPRHKPPPQQPTNENKLSIQDYADPGSNPRHQHPPPLMTNENELILQDYPPV